The Anolis carolinensis isolate JA03-04 chromosome 1, rAnoCar3.1.pri, whole genome shotgun sequence genome window below encodes:
- the pms1 gene encoding PMS1 protein homolog 1 isoform X4 gives MKQLPAETVRILSSSQVITSVVSVVKELIENSLDANATNVDVKLENYGFDKIEVRDNGDGIRAADVPVMAVKHYTSKISSSQDLESLTSYGFRGEALASICSTSEVLITTKTANEDFSTQYALDRSGHIISQKPSHLGQAEDTAFLSLSFLHLGCLLENGISLCLVHNQPLTFHGQVRIQTLVPIVQHSNHYTILAPIEKVDSVKGNISQLRGCF, from the exons ATGAAGCAATTGCCAGCGGAAACTGTCCGAATTCTTTCAAGCTCACAGGTCATCACATCCGTTGTCAGTGTGGTCAAAGAACTGATAGAGAATTCTTTAGATGCTAATGCAACAAATGTTGATGTTAAGTTG gAAAACTATGGTTTTGATAAGATTGAAGTCCGAGATAAtggtgatggaatcagggcagctGATGTCCCTGTCATGGCAGTGAAACACTACACTTCAAAAATCAGTTCTTCTCAAGATCTTGAAAGCTTGACATCATACGGCTTTCGTGGTGAAGCTTTGGCCTCAATTTGTTCCACATCAGAG GTTCTGATCACAACAAAGACAGCGAATGAGGATTTTAGTACCCAATATGCTTTGGATAGAAGTGGTCACATAATTTCTCAAAAGCCATCTCATCTTGGTCAag CAGAAGACAcagcatttctctctctttcctttctgcaCCTGGGATGCCTGCTGGAAAATGGCATTTCTCTTTGCCTTGTCCACAATCAACCGCTgactttccatggccaagtgaggattcaaaccctggtccccaTAGTCCAGCACTCCAACCACTACACCATCCTGGCTCCCATTGAAAAAGTAGACTCTGTTAAAGGAAACATCTCTCAGTTAAGGGGCTGTTTTTGA